A portion of the Chryseobacterium tructae genome contains these proteins:
- a CDS encoding FAD-binding oxidoreductase produces MKPNFTQKVTNWGNYPVVEKEMRSEDSFKNIKEFVLNHNEVIARGNGRCYGDASLGESIFSTKKLNKFISFDRLNGIIECESGVLLSDVLEISVPQGYFLYVTPGTKFVSIGGAIASDVHGKNHHAEGCFSEYVLEFKLMVENGEIITCSREENAEKFWATIGGMGLTGIILTAKFKLKNIESAYIRQESIKAENLDEIFKLFDESESWTYTVAWIDCLQKGNNIGRSILMRGEHAFQHELPQNMAKSPLRLKGKLQPTIPFYFPGFVLNALTVKIFNWLYYKKQSKKEVKSFIDYETFFYPLDAINEWNKIYGKSGFIQYQMVIPKEAGKEGMKRILETIAKSGNGSFLAVLKLFGKNNPEAYNSFPVEGYTLALDFKVNSKLKKLVDQLDSIVQEFGGRIYLTKDSMSRSSLTNYLKNIRSPKFVSLQHKRILNNNS; encoded by the coding sequence ATGAAGCCAAATTTCACACAGAAAGTTACAAACTGGGGTAACTACCCGGTTGTAGAAAAAGAAATGAGATCTGAAGACAGCTTCAAAAACATAAAAGAATTCGTACTCAATCACAATGAAGTTATTGCAAGAGGAAACGGAAGATGTTATGGAGATGCTTCATTGGGGGAATCCATATTTTCCACCAAGAAATTAAATAAATTCATCAGTTTCGACCGTTTGAACGGGATTATAGAATGCGAATCCGGAGTATTGCTTTCGGATGTGCTTGAAATATCAGTTCCGCAAGGATATTTCCTGTACGTAACTCCGGGAACAAAGTTTGTTTCCATAGGTGGAGCTATTGCTTCAGATGTACACGGGAAGAACCACCATGCAGAAGGCTGTTTTTCAGAATATGTATTGGAATTCAAGCTGATGGTGGAAAACGGAGAGATCATTACCTGTTCAAGAGAAGAAAATGCAGAAAAGTTCTGGGCTACTATTGGTGGTATGGGACTTACAGGAATCATTCTGACTGCAAAATTTAAACTTAAAAATATAGAATCTGCTTATATCCGTCAGGAAAGTATCAAAGCAGAGAATCTTGATGAAATCTTTAAACTGTTTGACGAAAGTGAAAGCTGGACGTATACCGTAGCCTGGATCGATTGTCTTCAGAAAGGAAATAATATAGGAAGGAGTATTCTGATGAGAGGAGAGCATGCTTTCCAGCACGAATTGCCTCAGAATATGGCCAAATCACCTTTACGATTAAAGGGTAAATTACAGCCTACTATTCCGTTCTACTTTCCGGGATTCGTATTAAATGCTTTGACAGTAAAGATTTTCAACTGGCTCTATTATAAAAAACAATCTAAGAAAGAAGTAAAAAGCTTTATCGATTACGAAACGTTTTTCTATCCTTTAGATGCCATAAATGAGTGGAATAAAATCTATGGAAAATCTGGTTTTATACAATACCAAATGGTGATTCCAAAAGAAGCAGGAAAAGAAGGAATGAAAAGAATTCTTGAAACGATTGCCAAAAGTGGTAATGGTTCGTTCTTGGCAGTTTTAAAACTTTTTGGAAAAAACAATCCGGAAGCTTACAATTCTTTCCCTGTGGAAGGGTATACATTGGCATTGGATTTTAAAGTAAATTCAAAACTGAAAAAGCTGGTGGATCAGCTTGATAGTATTGTTCAGGAGTTTGGAGGAAGGATTTATTTGACTAAAGATAGTATGAGCAGATCTTCATTAACCAATTACCTGAAAAACATTCGAAGTCCTAAATTTGTGTCTTTACAGCACAAAAGAATCTTAAACAACAATTCATAA
- a CDS encoding decaprenyl-phosphate phosphoribosyltransferase, translating to MKKYLKLLRVEQWVKNLFVFVPLFFSGNITNLDLLTKSIFAFIIFSFAASVVYILNDYNDIDADRQHPEKRKRPLASGAISKSTAIGILIGLVIADIAFVGFAQMYFHQPLWKFATIIAFYVVMNLAYTFRLKHVPIIDIFIIAIGFVLRVLAGGYITGISISQWAILLTFVLALVLAIGKRRGELINAQVSGKTRKALDGYNVQFADIALSISITLAIVCYLMFTLSPEVQARFHERVFYTVVFVVFALLRYLQQTLVYNRTESPTKIVYRDRYIQVTLLLWVATFLIQIYFKK from the coding sequence ATGAAGAAATATTTAAAACTACTTCGAGTAGAGCAATGGGTAAAAAACCTTTTTGTATTTGTGCCCCTATTTTTCTCTGGTAATATTACCAATTTGGATTTACTTACCAAAAGTATCTTTGCTTTTATCATTTTCTCTTTTGCTGCAAGTGTTGTTTATATTCTTAATGATTATAATGATATTGACGCAGATAGGCAACATCCTGAAAAAAGAAAACGTCCTTTGGCAAGTGGTGCCATTTCAAAATCTACAGCAATAGGAATTCTGATTGGGCTTGTAATTGCAGATATTGCTTTTGTAGGCTTTGCTCAAATGTATTTTCATCAGCCACTATGGAAATTTGCTACCATTATTGCTTTTTATGTGGTGATGAACCTTGCATACACATTCAGACTCAAACATGTCCCAATTATTGACATTTTTATTATTGCTATAGGATTTGTACTTCGTGTTCTGGCAGGCGGTTACATTACAGGAATTAGTATCTCACAATGGGCGATCTTACTGACTTTTGTACTGGCACTGGTACTCGCTATCGGAAAAAGGAGAGGAGAGCTTATCAATGCTCAGGTTTCTGGAAAAACAAGAAAAGCTTTGGATGGGTATAATGTACAATTTGCAGATATTGCTTTATCTATTTCTATTACACTGGCTATTGTTTGTTATCTGATGTTTACCCTTTCACCGGAAGTTCAGGCAAGATTCCATGAAAGAGTATTTTATACAGTAGTTTTCGTTGTATTTGCTCTTTTAAGATATCTTCAGCAGACATTAGTGTACAATAGAACAGAATCTCCCACAAAAATTGTGTACAGAGACCGTTATATACAGGTTACTTTATTACTTTGGGTGGCCACATTTTTAATTCAAATTTACTTTAAGAAATGA
- a CDS encoding HAD family hydrolase codes for MKKLYCFDFDGTLTYKDTMFMYLKFYDSTKYRIQFLRHVPLFILLKLKLAETEKVKKSFIGSILKGQTQEKIELKSKQFFELHYPKIVRENALDFIQNIDRNNTQSLLVTASLDIWVKPFAEVLKMQLVSTKAEFKNGIFTGNFIGKNCNGKEKLVRIKEEIHDSRYDKIIAFGDTSGDKPMLKWANEGHYQFFH; via the coding sequence ATGAAAAAATTGTATTGTTTTGATTTTGACGGAACCCTAACGTATAAAGATACTATGTTTATGTATCTTAAATTCTACGACTCTACAAAATATAGAATACAATTTTTAAGACATGTACCGCTTTTTATTTTGCTGAAGCTGAAGCTGGCAGAAACGGAAAAAGTAAAGAAAAGTTTTATCGGATCCATTTTAAAAGGACAGACTCAGGAAAAAATAGAATTGAAATCCAAACAGTTTTTTGAATTGCATTATCCTAAAATTGTAAGGGAAAATGCCCTGGATTTTATTCAAAATATCGATAGGAATAATACACAAAGTTTATTAGTAACAGCCTCTTTAGATATCTGGGTAAAACCTTTTGCCGAGGTATTGAAAATGCAACTCGTTTCTACCAAAGCCGAGTTCAAGAACGGTATTTTCACAGGAAACTTCATCGGAAAAAATTGCAACGGGAAAGAAAAACTGGTGAGAATAAAGGAAGAAATCCACGATTCTAGGTATGATAAAATTATTGCATTTGGTGATACATCCGGAGATAAGCCAATGTTGAAATGGGCAAATGAGGGACATTACCAATTTTTTCACTAA
- a CDS encoding OmpA family protein codes for MKFTKTYVGALFLSSALLLTSCEAVQNSNHQQRGTAVGVASGAVLGGILGNNVGRGGNGAIGAVLGGIIGGVAGNVIGNKMDKQAKDIKETLPGAQVERVGDGIKVTMNESIVNFAFDSSNLTSVAQNNLDKLAKVLVDNPDTNINIYGHTDSVGKDAYNVALSQRRADAVKAYLVGKGLAGSRMFTKGEGKNMPVASNDTDEGRAKNRRVEFAITANEKMINDAKQGQ; via the coding sequence ATGAAATTTACTAAAACATACGTAGGAGCTCTTTTCTTGTCATCAGCATTATTATTGACAAGTTGTGAAGCAGTTCAAAATTCAAATCACCAACAAAGAGGTACTGCTGTAGGAGTTGCTTCAGGTGCTGTACTAGGTGGTATCCTTGGAAATAATGTAGGAAGAGGTGGTAACGGTGCTATTGGTGCTGTATTAGGTGGTATTATCGGAGGTGTTGCAGGTAACGTTATCGGTAACAAAATGGATAAGCAGGCAAAAGATATTAAAGAAACTTTACCAGGTGCTCAGGTTGAAAGAGTAGGAGACGGTATTAAAGTGACGATGAATGAAAGTATCGTAAACTTTGCTTTCGACTCTTCAAACCTTACTTCTGTTGCTCAAAATAATTTAGATAAATTAGCTAAAGTATTGGTTGATAATCCAGATACCAATATCAATATCTATGGTCACACAGACAGCGTAGGTAAAGATGCTTATAACGTGGCGCTTTCTCAAAGAAGAGCAGATGCTGTAAAGGCTTATTTAGTAGGAAAAGGATTGGCAGGAAGCAGAATGTTCACTAAAGGTGAAGGTAAAAATATGCCGGTTGCTAGCAACGATACAGACGAAGGAAGAGCTAAAAACAGAAGAGTTGAATTCGCTATTACTGCAAATGAAAAAATGATTAATGATGCCAAGCAAGGGCAGTAA